GAACGAAACGTCTCGTTTAAAGACGGTTATATTGGGTACAGCCAAGAGTAATGGACCTACACCCGAAGCTCACGAAGCCTACGATCCTAAGTCGTTAGAACATATCAAAGCAGGAACTTATCCTGTAGAAGCTGATATGGTAAAAGAGATGGAGGCACTAAACGAGGTGTTTAAAAAATACGATGTAGAGGTATACCGCCCTGAAATTATAGCAGATTATAACCAAATATTTAGCCGTGATATAGGCTTTGTTATCGACGATATTTTTATAAAAGCCAATATATTATCAGATAGAGATCGTGAACTTGATGCAATACAGTATGTAATTGATAAGATGAACCCCAGCAAAGTATTGCGCCCACCCGCTGATGTAAGTATTGAGGGTGGAGATGTTATGTTGTGGGACGACTATATTTTTATTGGTACTTACAAGGGGAGCGATTACGATAATTACGTAACGGCACGCACCAATATGGCGGGAGTAAACTTTATTAAAGAACTTTTCCCGCATAAAACAGTTAAAGAATTCGATTTGGTAAAATCACGTATTGAAGCACGTGATAATGCATTGCATTTAGACTGTTGTTTTCAGCCTGTAGGCAAAGATAAAGGAGTGATTTACAAAAGTG
The Flavobacterium litorale genome window above contains:
- a CDS encoding dimethylarginine dimethylaminohydrolase family protein gives rise to the protein MLQLNVKNETSRLKTVILGTAKSNGPTPEAHEAYDPKSLEHIKAGTYPVEADMVKEMEALNEVFKKYDVEVYRPEIIADYNQIFSRDIGFVIDDIFIKANILSDRDRELDAIQYVIDKMNPSKVLRPPADVSIEGGDVMLWDDYIFIGTYKGSDYDNYVTARTNMAGVNFIKELFPHKTVKEFDLVKSRIEARDNALHLDCCFQPVGKDKGVIYKSGFREEADYMYLVDLFGKENLFHIDREEMYNMNSNFFSIAPDVVVIEENFTRLKNWLLEHNFTVETVPYAEIAKQEGLLRCSTLPLIRE